CCCCAAATTCGGCAACTAGTACAGGCATATTATGTGAACCGATCAATTCATTTAAATATCCTGCGTAATTATTCCATTTACCTGATGAATCCACATACTCTAGATATTTTTTCTCGTAATTTAAAAAATCAGGATAGTATGGATAAATATGATAGGAAGCGAATAGTCCGGCATAAAATTGATCAGCTCGCAGAATATGGTTTGGATTTATTGAAACTAAATCTTCATTTTCTAGCGGCTCTGATGGATGCTCTAACAGGTCGGTGGTTACCCAGTTAGTAAAACTCATCGTATGCTGCCAATTGTATTGTGTTGTTTCATAAGCGGCTGCATATTCCATCAATTGAGCTAACCAAATTTCAAATGGACTGGCATCCGTTGTTTTGAAATATTTACCATTAAATACTTCCATATCTTTATGCTTAAGATTGGTGTTATTAACGATGTATGGGTCCCACTCTGTGCCGACGATAATCCCAAGCACATATTTTGAAATATCATATTTATAAACACCAGAGGCGTGTCCTGGCCGTTCAGGCAGCTCCGCCTGCCCATGAATGATATCAATTAAATGTTTGATTTCCGTTTGAGCATCCTCGACATTTTCGGCAGCGAAGGCATCTTGATTTTGAAGCAGCTTTTCTTCATTCACCCAGGAACCATGAAATAGAAACAATGGTTTTTCTGCAGTCAGATTATATTCATAGAAAGCTTCGTAAAATTGAGGAGGATGCAGTGTATATATTCTGATTGCATTCGCGTTCATTTCACCAATTTTTTTAAACCAACGTGAATATTCTTCCTTCGTAATCGCTGTTTCTCCTGGAAAATATCCAGGCTTCCCAATCCCCATATTGACTCCTTTTATCAAGAAATCGTTCCATTCACCATTCTTTTGGACTTGTATAAAGGAATCTCCTGTGTCGCTATTGGTCTTAATCTTGTTAACCTCAACTACTTCTACTTGCTCTTGTTTAATTGTCTTGTTCACACCGCTATCTAATAAAACCTTCATCATGGGAACATATACTTCCCAGTAGAAGGAATCTTGTGTTCCAAAACGCTCCTTCCAGAGGTCAAGCCCTTTTGTTTGATAAATGGCTGGAACCTCTGCTTCATCAGCATAATCCCCTGCAAAATAATAAGAATTATATCTTGCATTTTGATGATGGATAATGGCTGGGAATTTAGTGGGTATCCCCAATCCTTGTAACTCTTCCTTCTTCTTGTCTGAGATTGGCAACTGATATTCTGCAAGTATTTCTTCTTTGCTTCCTGCAATATTGACATCAAACCAATACTGATATTCTCCCTGCAGCTCCCGATTAAAGAAGTTCTCTCCCTGTTTGGTTAGATTAAATAAGGCCCCGGTTTTTGTAATATCCTTTTCGTCGACTACCACAATTTCATTATTTTTATTAACAAAAACAAAACCTTTTCCGTTATAATCCCATTTTCCGCCATTTTCTTCATATTGCTTTCTCACCCAAACTGGTACTTCTTTATTGTTAAGATCCGGAAAATACCTGCCAATCCAGCCAGTCCACTCGAGATTTAAGAGATTTGCTATTTTATCCCGGACGTCAGCAGGAGTCGGGCTGGCAAATGTATTAAATTCCGCAATCAATGTTTTCCCTTTAGAGGCGAGTAATGCTTGTTCTATCCGATCTACATCCGAAGATTCTAAGCCTCCGTATATAATGGATGATCTTTCACCGGTCTCGTTTTCACCAATAAAATCTTCTTCGTACACTCCATATTGGTCCGTTAAATAATAAACATCATAATTTTTTAAATCATTAGGTAAAGAAGTGATTGAATATTCTTGCCCATCTTTTGGAATAAATCCTTTATAATCCTCATTTATTTCATATGGCTTTTGATTTTTCTTTACATATTTAGCATTATTTAATATCCAGACGAGTCCTTTGTGTTCCCTATATGATTGATCAGGAACGGTTTTATCATAGATAAGTACATTTAATACTTTAGAAGGTTGCAACAGCCAGGACCAAAAAGGACTTAATAGAATTAAGAGGAAGAGTATTGCATAAACAATTAAGGAGGTTTGTCTTGTCATTTTGAAACACCTTTTCTTTTCATTTCTCCCCAGCTCTTGTCCCCAACTAGCATTTGCCAGACTCCTTCACATCGCCAAAAGACTGTCATAGGACGATACCAGATGGTTTCTGTTAATGAGTAAAGAAAGAGCTTTATAATATCTGTTACTTTCGGGTATTTTGTTAAACTCCACTCTTCTAATAAAACTGCCGCCATTGAAAAAAGTGACCCATACAAGCATGATAGGAGAAATAATAATATCGCAAATTCAATGTAAACACCGCCTAAAAATAGACAGAGAACCATAAATATATATCCAAGAAACTCAATGATCGGTCCCAAAAACTCAACAACCCAAAAATAGGGGAATGAAATAAACCCAATCGATCCATATTTGGGGTTAAAGGTTAACCCGCGATGTGTCCATAAGCTTTCAAATAATCCTCGATGCCAGCGCCGTCTTTGTCTTCTTAAGATGGTCATATCCTCAGGTACCTCTGTCCAGCACACTGGATCGGGTACATAGACAATCTTTTTGTTTACCTTCTTTTCTTTTAACAAACGGTGAATCCTGACAACTAACTCCATGTCCTCGCCTACGGTATCCGTTTTATACCCGCCAGCCTCAATGGTCCAATGCTTGGAAAAAACACCAAAAGCACCAGAAATAATTAACAGCAGATTATGTCTGCTTAACCCAATCCTTCCCATGAGGAATGCACGAAGATATTCGATAATTTGCATGATCACTAAAGGATTATTAGAGAGACCTATTTTCAAAATATGTCCATTCTTTATTTCACAGCCGTTTGCAATTCGCACACTGCCACCAGAGGCAATTACCTCTTCATTGGAATCTATTATGGGCTTCATTACCTTAAGAAAGGCATCTGGCTCCAATACAGAATCACCATCTAGTGAGCAAAAATAGGGATAATGGGAAAAATTAAGGCCAACATTCAACGCATCCGCTTTCCCGCCATTCTCCTTATCAACTAAAAAAAGATTAGAAAGGATAGTGGATTGATAGATAGTCTTAATGGGTTTGGTATTAATTTGTTTACGAACTACTTTACTAATTTCTTTCATCTCATATTGGTCAATCATTTTTTCTAATGTCCCATCCGTCGATCCATCATTGACCACAATAATCTCAAAGGTGGGATAATTCAAACTCAAAAGTGAACGTACACTTTGAATAATTCCTGCTTCCTCATTATAGGCAGGAACAAGTATTGAGACCGGTCTTGTATAAAATTCATCCATATAATCTTCATAAGCCTGTATTCGGTCTAATTGATATTCTTTTCGGAGCTGTAACATGGAGATCATTAAAATAACAGAATAGAAAACAATAACAATCACCATGTATACAGCAATAAACCAAGCGAAAACAGATACAAAATCCAGCCATTGCACATTTAGCATGTTCTATACTCCTTTATGCAGCCAATCCCAAGCCATATCTCTAGCAAAAGTATCCTTGGATGTTTCTAAAACGGATTGCAAAATTGCCTTCCCATTTGGGAACTGACTTATTGATTGGCCAGCCTGAGAACGCACCCACCAAATCTGATCATGCAGCAGCTCAATTAATCTCGGTATTCCTTTTTCTTCTTGAATGGAACCTATCAGTTTTGCCGCTACCATCCTTTCCTGCCAACTAGAAGAGTGCAGCAAATGCAAGTACGGCTCTATATTACTTACATAGCCTATTTCTGCTAGAGCCTTCAAAGCCCTCAACCTTACTTCACCTTTATAAGACATAAAAATATTCTCGGTAAAAAACCGGTATTCTATTGCTTTTTTCAATGAGATAACATCCAGAATGGCATATTGCAGCGGGGAAGTGCTTTTGTGAAAGCTTAAAACGAACTGATCAAATAGGTCATGATTTAATCTCATTAAAATACTTCGATACTCATACTCAGATAAATCATGATAGTAAAGTACTTCCTTTAAACCATTATATTGAAATGTTGCAAGGATTCTCAGAACATGGATCAGTTCTTGATGTGTGATGTTCTTTTTCTTACTCAAAATAACTACTTCGTCTAATAGCTTTATCATATAAAAGTCCTCGATATGATAAAGTGCATTCATACGGTGGCTCCATCTAATACTTTTGAGACGTTTTTGATAGTAACCCTGTAAACAGTCAGAAGCCAAATCGGATAATCTTTCTTTCTCTTCCTCACCTTCTAGAATTTTCACATACCTGCTCAGCAGTTCTTCCATTGCCTTTTGTTTTATGGCAGTTTCGCAGCCTATTCCCCTGTAACGTTTCCCTTCAGCTATTATAGAAAAAATTTGTGTGTTTATTTTATTTTTATAGTCTTCAATTTCTCTTCTTTTTTTGATTTCTTTTGCCTTTCGAATTGTTAAATAAAGCAATAGTAAAAATAATAAACACATAAGTGATAAAGTAATAATAGCAAGAAACAATATATCCTGATTGATCATTGCTCCATCCTTTGAATGATTTGTTGTACTCTTGCCTGGAGCTCCTTGATACTAAATGGTTTCGTCACATAATCATCAGCACCTAATTTTAGTGCCTTGTTAATTTCAGTTGGACTTTTTCTGCCTGAAAGCATTAAGACATAAACCTGTTTGCTCAAGTCACTTTTCACTTTTTGTAAAATCTCGATACCATCCATAACTGGCATAATACCATCAAGAATCAAAAAATGTTCTCCTGCATTATCTAAGCGTTTAGATTCAAAAAACTGCAAACCATCCTCATATGCTTTTATATCTATTTCAAACTGATCAATATTCATCATCTTGAGAATACTCACAAGCATCGTTTGAATCATCACATCATTATCGATAATCGAAATAAAAAGTTTCCTTTTGTTTTGGTGCCTGCTAGTTTCCACTCTCTTCTTCCTCTTTCTTCTTTATCCAAAATTATAAATTTCTGCTTTTTATTCTTTTAATTATGCCCTTTTCCATAAAAAGCATGAAAAGATATATATAGATTCTAATCTTAATTTACCGAGGCTACAATAAAATTAAATTAGAAAATGACGAAGATTGATGAATTTTGTCGATTACAATGTCATTAATATATAAAAAAAGAAGCAGGATTCACATCCTGCCTCTAATTATTATTTAAAATTCTTTGGAGCCATCTATATTTTATTGGAAAAGTTTAACCATCCAACTGGCAAGAACGCCTCCAAAATATACACCAAAGACGCCAACGACTGCGGAAAATACGGGGGGAGCAGGTAATGGCAGCTTCATAAATTTAAAAATCATTCCAACAATTAGCCCTGCAATTAAAGCTAATACTACTTCTTTCATTTTCTATCCCTCAAATCGTTGGTTAATAATTGCTTTGAGAAATTTCACCTTTACTAATAGACACTCCGGAACTTGCACCGATACGAGTAGCCCCAGCTTCGATCATGGCTAATGCATCCTCACGGCTGCGAACACCTCCAGAAGCTTTTACACCAATTTCAGGTCCAACAGTTTCTCGCATTAAACGGATATCTTCAACTGTAGCTCCGCCTGTAGAGAACCCGGTGGAGGTTTTTACAAAATCTGCTCCGGCCTTAACGGAAAGTTGACATGCTCTTACTTTTTCTTCATTGGTTAAAAGACATGTCTCAATAATAACCTTTGTTAGTGCTTTACCTTTCGCAGCCTCAACAACAGCTTTAATGTCTCTTTCGACTAAATCATCTTGTTTATCCTTAAGTGCGCCGATGTTAATTACCATATCGATTTCATGTGCACCATTTTCAATCGCATTTCTTGTTTCAAATGCTTTCGTTTCAGGTGTCGATGCTCCTAAAGGAAAACCAATTACGGTACATACTTTTACTTCTGGGGTATCTTTAAGCATATCTGCTGATATTTTTACCCAAGTTGGATTAACACATACGGAAGCGAAAGAATATTTCTTTGCTTCTTCAACTAATTTCATGATTTCATCCTGGGTCGCATTTGCTTTTAATAATGTATGATCAATCATTCGAGTAACATTTTGAGTCATATTGTACATCCTCCCTATTTTATCAAGCTATATATTCTTTGTTTATATCTATAATGAAACTATAACAAACAAGTTGAACATTTGTAAACATATAAATGAACAAATGTAAAATAAACAAAACCTACGTGTTCTTATCAAGTAAAAATTTAGCTGTGAATTGATCGGTTATTAATACATTGGCATATTTCCCCTTTAAAGCCCCATATATTCCCTCAATTTTATTTGGACCGCCCGCAACAAGAATGGAATATTCTTTTTTTCGTAAGTCCTCTAGTTTTACCCCTAATGTTCTGTCATTAAGACTTTCATCACATAATTCACCTTTGTTATCAAAGAAACGTGAACAAATATCCCCGACTGCTTTTTCCTTTAAAGCTTTTTGATCACTCTCGGTAAAATACCCCATTTGGAATAATAACGAGTCTGTCTTGATAGAACCGATGGTAAACAGTGCAATATTCGCCTTTTTACCTAATTCAAGAATTTTTTTAATATGACGGTCTGCCTCCATTGCCTGTTTTACAACAACATGATCCACAATGGCAGGCAACGGCAGATTGAAAGGTGTCGTGTTGTACGCTTTGCCAAAAAGATACAAGATTTCTGAAGCGTAATTATTGGTTTCTGCGTGACTGACACCTCCTTTTAATTGGACCACCTTGACATCTTTGACGAATTTCTGTTTTAGCTCCACAGCAATGTGATATAGCGTTGTACCCCACGTAACACCAATAGTGTCCTGGTCCTTTACAATTTCATCAAGATATAATGCCGCTTTTTCTCCCAGATAATTTTTGATAATATGATTTTCGAATTGTGGAATATGCGTAACGATGGCTTTCTTTAAATTGAACTTTGTTTCCAACTGTTCAGCTAAATTTTCAACATTTTCAGTTGGGTCCATGATATTTATCTGGACTATTCCATTTTCTTTTGCCTGCTGTAATAAACGGGACACTGTGGGGCGTGAAACACCCAATATCTTAGCAATATCGCTTTGATTATGATCCAACAAATAATATAATTTTGCTGCTTCGATAACTTTACTTAGTTTCTCTTGGTCCACTGTTCATCACCTTCTAACCTAACTTTTTTATAATTATAGCAAGACATACTATTAAATCCATAATCTTTTTTACATTTGTAAAATATACGGTGAACATTATTTTACACTTACTCTCTTCCTTTATCTTTGTATTTTCGTTATGAATTGAGGGAATGATTCTTATCATATTTAATCTATCCATTTGATTTGCCACGAAATAGTCATCCAATACTCTTGATGGGTTCTGCTATACTAGGTAAGGGAATTATTTCCTGAATGGAGGTCTTATAATGGAGAAACTTGGAGGCTTCATATATCGTTATCGCAAATGGGTACTTGCCCTTTGGATACTGATAATCGGAATATCAGGGATTTTCGCCTTAAAATTACCCTCCGTATTAAGCGGAAATGGCTTTGAATATAAAGGCGAGTATAATGAAACAAGAAAACTGCTTGAGAAAGATTTTGGGCAGGCGAAATCTTCGATAATTCTTGTTTTTCAAAGAGATAGCAGTGTGAGTGACGATGATTGGAAACAATTCATCCTAACCACCTTTAAAGATCTGAAAAAATTCGATGGTACAAAAAGTATCACCACCCCTTATGATCGAGAGGGAATGATAAAAGAGGATTATGCTTATGGGCTTTTATCCTTTGATAAAAGTGCGGAAGACTTAAGTGATGAAATACAACAATTGAGTAAGATTCTAAAAAATAAAAAGGGATTAAAGGTTACGATGACAGGTGAACCTATCATTGTTCAAGACCTTAATATCGCCAGTCAAGAGGATTTAGCAAAAGCTGAAATGATTGGATTGCCGATTGCTCTGATTGTTTTGGTCCTTGCCTTTGGAGGCCTAATCGCCGCCTCGATTCCGATTGTCATCGGGGTTGTATCAATATTAACAACAATGGGAGCTGTTTTCTTTTTTAGTTACGGTACTGATTTGACAATCTTTATTTTAAATATTGTTCCGATGATCGGGCTCGCATTAAGTATTGACTTTGCTCTATTATTAATTAACCGTTATAAAGAGGAATTACATACCAATTCCATTAAAGAAGCCATTAAGATTAGCGTAACTACCGCTGGAAGATCTATTATTTTCTCTGGTCTTTGTGTTTTTATTGGTCTATCGGCATTATGGTTTATTCAAATTGATATCTTTCAAAACGTTGCCCTTGGCGGTATGGCTGTAGTGTTTATTTCTGCCTTCTGTGCCTTAACCTTTCTCCCGGCATTACTGGCTGTTCTTGGAGCTAAAATTAACAAATTCAGCGTCCTTCGAGTAGCCGATAATAAAACGAGTATTTGGCATAGATTTGCAAAGTTTGTAATGAAGCGCCCAGTGGTAATGGCTTTGGCTGCATTAGCAATACTCCTTGCTGGTCTAATACCAGTCGCACAGATGACGCTGTCAATCCCAGGGACAGAATCCCTTCCGGAAAAGTATCCATCAAGGGTAGCATTTGAAGCCTTTGAAGAGCATTTTATTCCTAAAGATAAACGGAATGAAAAGAAAGTTTCCATCGTGCTAGAAACAAAAGGTAATGTTTTAGAAACAGATAATCTTGAGAAGGTAACCAGCTTTCTCGAACAACTTTCGAAGGATAATTTGGTGGGAACGGTGGATTCACCTTTTTCTGCGACGGGCATTGAAGAGGAAGAAATGTTATCCCAACTGCTTCAGTTTGGACCAAAAGAGCAGACTGCGCCAATACTTGATTATTTTGTTCGAGATAATAAAATGCTAGTTGAAGTTTATTTAAATACAAATGATCATTCTGCGGAAGCTAGAGAATGGATTCGTGAATGGTCCAGCAGGGACTTTCAACTAACGGTACATTTCGGAGGTGCCATAAAGTTTGAGCAGGA
This genomic stretch from Neobacillus niacini harbors:
- a CDS encoding glycosyltransferase family 2 protein gives rise to the protein MLNVQWLDFVSVFAWFIAVYMVIVIVFYSVILMISMLQLRKEYQLDRIQAYEDYMDEFYTRPVSILVPAYNEEAGIIQSVRSLLSLNYPTFEIIVVNDGSTDGTLEKMIDQYEMKEISKVVRKQINTKPIKTIYQSTILSNLFLVDKENGGKADALNVGLNFSHYPYFCSLDGDSVLEPDAFLKVMKPIIDSNEEVIASGGSVRIANGCEIKNGHILKIGLSNNPLVIMQIIEYLRAFLMGRIGLSRHNLLLIISGAFGVFSKHWTIEAGGYKTDTVGEDMELVVRIHRLLKEKKVNKKIVYVPDPVCWTEVPEDMTILRRQRRRWHRGLFESLWTHRGLTFNPKYGSIGFISFPYFWVVEFLGPIIEFLGYIFMVLCLFLGGVYIEFAILLFLLSCLYGSLFSMAAVLLEEWSLTKYPKVTDIIKLFLYSLTETIWYRPMTVFWRCEGVWQMLVGDKSWGEMKRKGVSK
- a CDS encoding HEAT repeat domain-containing protein gives rise to the protein MINQDILFLAIITLSLMCLLFLLLLYLTIRKAKEIKKRREIEDYKNKINTQIFSIIAEGKRYRGIGCETAIKQKAMEELLSRYVKILEGEEEKERLSDLASDCLQGYYQKRLKSIRWSHRMNALYHIEDFYMIKLLDEVVILSKKKNITHQELIHVLRILATFQYNGLKEVLYYHDLSEYEYRSILMRLNHDLFDQFVLSFHKSTSPLQYAILDVISLKKAIEYRFFTENIFMSYKGEVRLRALKALAEIGYVSNIEPYLHLLHSSSWQERMVAAKLIGSIQEEKGIPRLIELLHDQIWWVRSQAGQSISQFPNGKAILQSVLETSKDTFARDMAWDWLHKGV
- a CDS encoding response regulator transcription factor, with the translated sequence METSRHQNKRKLFISIIDNDVMIQTMLVSILKMMNIDQFEIDIKAYEDGLQFFESKRLDNAGEHFLILDGIMPVMDGIEILQKVKSDLSKQVYVLMLSGRKSPTEINKALKLGADDYVTKPFSIKELQARVQQIIQRMEQ
- a CDS encoding XapX domain-containing protein — protein: MKEVVLALIAGLIVGMIFKFMKLPLPAPPVFSAVVGVFGVYFGGVLASWMVKLFQ
- the deoC gene encoding deoxyribose-phosphate aldolase; amino-acid sequence: MTQNVTRMIDHTLLKANATQDEIMKLVEEAKKYSFASVCVNPTWVKISADMLKDTPEVKVCTVIGFPLGASTPETKAFETRNAIENGAHEIDMVINIGALKDKQDDLVERDIKAVVEAAKGKALTKVIIETCLLTNEEKVRACQLSVKAGADFVKTSTGFSTGGATVEDIRLMRETVGPEIGVKASGGVRSREDALAMIEAGATRIGASSGVSISKGEISQSNY
- a CDS encoding sugar-binding transcriptional regulator; this translates as MDQEKLSKVIEAAKLYYLLDHNQSDIAKILGVSRPTVSRLLQQAKENGIVQINIMDPTENVENLAEQLETKFNLKKAIVTHIPQFENHIIKNYLGEKAALYLDEIVKDQDTIGVTWGTTLYHIAVELKQKFVKDVKVVQLKGGVSHAETNNYASEILYLFGKAYNTTPFNLPLPAIVDHVVVKQAMEADRHIKKILELGKKANIALFTIGSIKTDSLLFQMGYFTESDQKALKEKAVGDICSRFFDNKGELCDESLNDRTLGVKLEDLRKKEYSILVAGGPNKIEGIYGALKGKYANVLITDQFTAKFLLDKNT
- a CDS encoding MMPL family transporter, with protein sequence MEKLGGFIYRYRKWVLALWILIIGISGIFALKLPSVLSGNGFEYKGEYNETRKLLEKDFGQAKSSIILVFQRDSSVSDDDWKQFILTTFKDLKKFDGTKSITTPYDREGMIKEDYAYGLLSFDKSAEDLSDEIQQLSKILKNKKGLKVTMTGEPIIVQDLNIASQEDLAKAEMIGLPIALIVLVLAFGGLIAASIPIVIGVVSILTTMGAVFFFSYGTDLTIFILNIVPMIGLALSIDFALLLINRYKEELHTNSIKEAIKISVTTAGRSIIFSGLCVFIGLSALWFIQIDIFQNVALGGMAVVFISAFCALTFLPALLAVLGAKINKFSVLRVADNKTSIWHRFAKFVMKRPVVMALAALAILLAGLIPVAQMTLSIPGTESLPEKYPSRVAFEAFEEHFIPKDKRNEKKVSIVLETKGNVLETDNLEKVTSFLEQLSKDNLVGTVDSPFSATGIEEEEMLSQLLQFGPKEQTAPILDYFVRDNKMLVEVYLNTNDHSAEAREWIREWSSRDFQLTVHFGGAIKFEQEIFDEIFQKAPYGLLLIVVSTFFILMAAFRSILIPLKAILMNILSLSCTFGIVVWIFQQGHLGVEPADIALILPVFVFTLVFGLSMDYEVFLISRIQEFYFKTGDNTEATISGLTYTSKIITSAAAIMIVVTGAFAFTGVMPIKQLGVGIAIAIFIDATIVRMVLVPALMKLFGDWNWWFFGYKNKGLTKHKKKPA